CCGATGACTTCGACTCTGCGCCCCGGAACGGCGAACTACCTGTATCCCGGCTGGGAGCTTCCTGTGAGCCATCCGATGAGGTCGTCGGTGACGAACTCGGACTCGGCGGCGAGGTCCGGGCCGATCCCGCCGAGGTCGCACCGGAACACCTCTGCCGACGTACGGCCGGTATCGGGGTCGAAACCCGGCCCCGGCGCACGCATGAACAGGCCGCGGCCGCCACCGTCGTCTCCGACGAGTGCCCACCCCGGCGCGTACTCGGCGATCTCGAACGTCGTGTTCCGCTCGGCCAGGGAGTGCGGTCCGTAGATCGCGACGCCGTCGGGCCGATACAACCCGGGAGTCGCCGACCACAGTTCGGCCATCGCCGGGTTCGGCGGGTCGGAGAGGGGACCCTCGTGGGCGGCGAGCTCGGCCGAGGTCGCCGGGTCGCGGGTCGGCTGCGGTTGCTCCGCGCACATCTGCACCCACCGTGCGTACAGCTCGGAGGCCGGATTGAGGCGACGGACGAACCCGGCGTCCGTCTCGTCCGGGGGCATCGTCGCAACCGTCACCAGCACCCCTGCCCGCGCGGCGCCGTTGCCGAAGAACCCCTCGGAATCGAGTAGACGCAAGGCGTGCTCGAGGGAGGCGAGCCGGACACCGGCCTCACGCTCGAACTCCGCTGCGTTCGTCAGTTCGTGTAGGTGTCCGCGGCTCTCGAAGGCCCGCGCGACCTGGCCGAAGTGCTCGTCGTATCCCCACACCGCGTACGGTCCGGCGGCCAGATCCCACGGGCCGATGCCGTCCCGGTTATCGGCCTCGACCGAGCAGGCCGACAGGTACGGCGCCCGCAATTCTCCGCTGGCCACGAGGGCGAACGTGTAGAAGCGGTCACGGTGGGCAGCTCGCAGGTCGGTGATCGCGGCACGAGTGGCACCGGCGACGGCGCGGCTCAGCTCGGCGTCCGGTACCGGACGGACCGCCGGGGCAGATTCCGGGTCGCCGGCGAGGATGTTCGCGAGCCTGTTCGCGGCGATTCGATTCGCCTCGGCGGGCGTCTCGTCACCGATGCATTCGTGTACCGAATGCCTGATTGCCGCAACAGATTCCAGTACGGATTCCAGCAACCTGGTCACCTGACGATGGTCGTTGCCGAACAGTTCGACATCGACCATCGGCTCGCCGGTGTCGATACGGCGGAGTACCTCGGAGAGTCCGATTCCCAGCGTGCGGTGCAGGGCCATCAGCAGCTCAGCGGGCGCAGGGGCCGTCACCACGACACACACGCGCACCGCGGAGGGGTCCGCCGTCATCGGTCCTCGGCCTCCTGCGGTGCGATGTCGCACTCCGCGACGGCGAAATCCTCGAGGGCGGGCTCGAGCAGGCCGAATGCCCGGGCCGATTCGGCGGCGACCGTCTCGGCGATCGCCTCACCGGGCAGCCCCTGGAGAGTGAGCTCCTGGATCCGCTGGAACAGGACGTGGTGGACCGCGCCGAGGAGCGCCGCGGCGGTGCGGACCTCGATGTGGGTCCGCGGCAGGCCGATGGCTTCCCCGAGGGCGTCGGCGAGAGCCTCTTCGCGTCGGTCGTGCAGTCGCCGCAGCGCGGCCGAGAGAGTCGGACTGTCGGAAATCATCCGGGTGAATGCCTGCCCGGCGAATCCGGCGACCGGATCCTGCACTGCAACAGCGGCTTCGAACGCTCGGCGAAGTGATGCCAACGCGGACTCATCCGGCAGCCGCGACGACACGGCGTCGGCGAGGGTGGCGACGAACTCGTCCTGGTGGTCGAAGGCCAGGTCTTCCTTGCGGGCAAAGTAGTTGGTCACGGTCTTCGTCGAGACGCGGGCCGCCGCCGCGATCTCCGCGATGGTCGTGACGTCGAATCCCTGCGCGAGGAAGAGGCGGGTCGCGTGATCGGAGATCTGCTGCCGAGTTTCCTGCTTCTTGGCCTCGCGGAGGCCCGGGCCGGCGTTGCTGGAAACCCATCCGTCGCTCATGCACATTCCTCCGATAGAAAAATACCTTGCGCGTAAAAATAGTGTCGCTATAATAATCTCATACGTGCATCGGTGTCGACAGGAGTGCACGACATCCATTCTCGGCCGGAGTGCGACCCGCGGCCTCGCCACGTCGGACCACGAACCCCAGGAGACGTCTTGTCCCACAGCCTTTCCGCCGATGCGATGTCCACACTGCCGCCGCTCGCGGCGCAGGCGGAACGCCTGATCGAGCTCGGGGCACACGAACTCGCGGGGCTGCCGGCAGACACGCTGCGTGCCTTCGCTGTGGAGGAGGGCAGCGAACGCAGCGACACGCTGCTGGCGATCCATCGAGAACTGGCACCCGCCTCCGCCCTCACGCCACTGCTTTGCCGGGCGGACAAGACGGGTTTCGTGGTCGAGGACATGCCCGACGTCGACCACTTCGCTCCCACCGTGAGCGACGTTCCCGATGCTCCGCTGTACCTCGTCGGTGGGCTCGATCGTGGCGACGCGATGGCCAACTGGAGTCCCGAGGAGGCGCTGTCGGCGATCACGGAGGAAGGGCGAAGCCCCCTGCTGCTCACCGAGGGAGTCCACTGGGTTCTCCAGCACCCGGACGTGCTCGAACGCAACCACTGCTTCATGACCATCGGCTCGCGGCTGCGTAAGGCCAACGGCAGCTACGACTCTCGAACTCCGGCCCTGTGGATCAGCAACGGTACGGGCAGAGACGGCCGCGAACGCCGCAACGCCCCGAAAGTCGGCTGGTGCTGGTGGCGCAACCGCCACACCTGGCTCGGTATCGCCTCCACCTCGGGACGGTCTGCCGTCTCACGCTGACGGATCGCGGGTCGGCCACCCGCCACTTCGTCCAGCCCCGGATACGTCGCGCAGGAAATTCGTGCACCTCCCTGCGCTTCGTGCTCCCCCAGTGGTCAACCACTGGGGGTGCACGCCGCTGAGCAGGGTGCACGAATGCGGTCGCCGGCGGTCTTCCCGCGCAGCTCAGGGCTGTCGCAGGCGCGCCAGATCCAGCGTTCGTGCCCGATCGATCTTGCTGTTGTGCCGTGGGTCCGACGGCAGCGGCGAGTCGAGGGTGACGACGACCGGGGCGGGAAAGCCGATCCGCTCCGCCAAGACGGCGAGGGTACCGGTATCGATCACGCCGGTGGGGTGCGGCGTTGTCCCGAGGACGTAATAGAGCGTGTCCGTCTGCTTCTCGTAGACGACCGCGCTCAGGGACGCGCCGGTCACGAGATCGAACATCTCCTCGACCGCATCGGGATGCAGCGTGCCGTGCGGGGTCTCGACGACGTCCTTCTTCCGGCACAGATACCAGAGGTCGCCGGAGTCGTCGAGATAGCCGATATCCGCAGTGCGGTGCCAGATCCGGTCGGTGTGCGCGTCGCGGAGCTTCGCGTGCTTCTCGACCTCCGGTCGCTTGAAGTAGGTCCGGGTCACCCGTGATCCGGACACGATGATCTCCCCGGCGACACCGGGGGCGAGCCGTTCGGTCGCGACGGAGAACGAGTCGCCGTCGCCGGTCGTCGTCGCGATGATCGCGACGTCCGTCTCCGCCGAGGCGGCGCCGAGTGGAACTCCACGGCCGGTCCAGGTGCCGAGTTTCGATCTGTGCACGTAGTCGTCGGCGTCGATCGAGGTGACCGGCATCAACGCCTCGGTGCTCGCGTAGGGAACGCGGAATCGGGTCTCGGGCATCACCCGGCGCAGCGTCTCGAGCATTCGGGAGCCGACTGCCGAGCCTGCCGTCGCGGCCCGCCGCACCGGCGGCGGCTCCGCGCCCGCATCGAGGTGATTCGCCAACCTGTGCCACACGAGCGGCGACGCGAAGACGTAGTCGCATCCGTGTCGATCCATCTGTGCTCTGGTCTGCTCGATGTCGAGGCCGGCGGGGGAGTAGTCGTCGAGCTGTGGCAGCACCGCGGTGCGACCCATCGCGACCGCCACCATCGCGAGATGGGGGAAGAAGCAGAACTCCGTCCGGATGTCGGGATCCCGGTACGCGCGGATCTGGGATGCGAGCTCCCGGCTGGTCCAGGGCACGCCCTTCGGGATCCCGGTGGTGCCACTGGTGTACAGCATCAAGACGGTATCGAGGACGTCCCATTCCCTGACGTCGGGACACGCGTCGTCGTCGACGCTCTCTGGATCCGCGGCACTCCACGGATCCCTGGGGTGGAGGGTTGCGCCGCCGAAGGAGGGCGGGGGGACCGCGCCGGACGGCATCACCCACGCCGGCGCTTCCAGCTCGTCGAGGCACTGGGCGAGCGCTCCGGGTGCGCTGCGCGCGTCGAGGAGAGCGGGCGCCGCACCGGCGATCATCGCGCCGAAAGCGTAGGCGAGAAAGTTGACTCCCGTGGGGACGGTGATCACGACGTAGTCGCCGTTCCGTACTCCTGATTCGCCGAGGTGGCCGGCAGCTGCGACGGCCGACTGCACCATTTCCCGTGCGGTCACCGTGCGACCGCTCGCGCCTTCCACCGCTACTGCGGCCCCCGGTGTCTCCAGTGCGTGGTGCAACAGGCCGTCGAGCAGCGTGTTGCCGGTTCGTGTCGAGCGAGTGGTGATCATGGTCCCCTGTCCGGCGTCCGAGAACGCAGCACTTCGGCCCGAGTTCGGTTGCCCCGGAGCCCCCCTTCGCGTACGTCCCCACCCATCGTGGCGACACGCGAACCCGGCGAAGACTAGCAGTGAGTTGTCCTCGGCCGGAAGTATGCCTCGTGATCGAAGGATCGAATCGAAAGACATTGTCGCACTGTGATTGAAGACCGCACATACATTGACTTGGGTCGACGCTTCTCCACTGCGAATTTCGGACTTCGTGCGCCCGCGCGACGTGCGGATTACCCTCGAAGGGTGACCACATCGACGCATTCGAGGCCGCCGACTCCATGAGTGGCGGCGAGCTGCTGCGGGATTACGAGTTCGGGTCGTTCGTCGCCCCGGCCCCCGGCGCGATCTCCTGTCGGCCGAACGACGGATTTCTCTGTGCGGGCCTGCCGGTGCCGGACCTGGCGATCGGCGCCGTTGCGGCGTTCGCTGCGTCGGTGAATCGCCTCCTGGAGGCGGTTGGGCTGGAACCGCGCACCTGGCATCTCGATCCCGAGCGAATCGCCGCGTCGTACGCCGGCGACGCGATGATGCGGGTCGGCGGCGAGCCCGTGGCCGGGTTCTCCGCGCTGTCCGGGTTCTTCGCGGCGGCGGACGGCTGGGTACGCACCCACGCCAACTATCCGCACCACCGTGATCGCCTGCTCGCCGTTCTCGACCTGCCCACCGACGCGGGGGTAGACGCGCTGGCCGAGCGCATCTCGCGGCGTGGCGCAGCGCAGCTCGAGGACGACGCGGCCGAGGTCGGAGCACTCGCCGTGCGGGTGCGGACCGAACAGGTTTGGCAGGAGGAGCAGCATCCGGAGCGGGCTCCACTGGTGACCTCGGAAGACGGCGCGGCCGGTGGGGCGCCGGAGATACCGTTCACGGACCGGGCCCGGCCCCTGCGCGGGGTGAAGGTTCTCGACCTGACCCGCGTCCTCGCCGGTCCCGTCGCCGGCCGTTCGCTCGCGCTGCTCGGCGCCGACGTGCTCCGCGTCGACCCGCCGCATCTCGCGGAAGTCCTGTGGCAGCACCGCGACACCGGGCAGGGCAAGCGCAGCACGCTGATCGACCTGGCGTCCGGGGGAGGTCGGCGGCAGTTCGCCGCGCTTCTCGAGGACGCGGACGTGCTTCTCACCGGGTACCGTCCGGGAGCTCTCGACCGATTCGGCGTGCCAGACGACCGTCCCGGCCTCGTCCACGGACGGGTCAGCGCCTGGGACCCGGCGGGCCCCTGGGGCCGCCGCCGTGGTTTCGACAGCCTCGTCCAGGCGGCGACGGGAATCGCCCGGATCGAGGGCAACGACGATCGGCCGGGGGCGCTGCCGGTCCAGGCCCTCGACCACGCCAGCGGGTACCTCCTCGCTGCGGCAGTGATCGACGCGCTGTCCCGACGTGTCGTCGACGGGCGTGGGTGCACGGTCGGTGTCGTCCTCGAACACACCGCGCGGTGGCTGCTGGGAGCCCCCGGCCGGATGTCGACGCCTCCGTCGGCCCGGGTGCCGGGCCCGGCGACGACGGTGACCCACGGCGACGTGCTCTCGGCACGGCCCGCGCTCGCCGAGTACGACGACTATCCCTTCCCGGCGCGGCCGTGGGGCAAGGACGAGCCGCGCTGGGCCTGAGGGCGCGGAGACGCACTGCGGCGGAGACGGACTACGATGGGCGCCTCTACAGGTCGAGCACCGGGAACAGGAGGTCGCCGTGGCCCGCACACGCATACCCGTCGTCGTGGTAGCCGGATTCCTGGGGTCGGGGAAGACCACTCTGCTCAACCACCTGCTCCGGAACAACCGCGGGGTGCGGGTGGGGGTGATCGTCAACGATTTCGGGGCGATCAACATCGACTCGATGCTGGTCGCCGGGCAGGTCGACTCGATGGTGTCGCTCAGCAACGGCTGCCTGTGCTGTGCGGTCGACGTCAGCGATATGGACGAGATGCTGGATCGACTCGCCCACCCGTCGTCCGAGATCGACGTGATCGTGGTCGAGGCGAGTGGAGTGGCCGAACCACGCAACATGATCCGCCTCGTACTGGGGAGCGAGAACCCACGGGTGTTCTTCGGCGGGCTCGTGACGGTGGTGGACGCCGATCAGTTCGGTGAGACCCTCACCCGGCACCCCGAGCTGGCCCAGCACGTCGGTCTCGCGGACCTGGTGGTCCTCAACAAGGTGGACCAGGTGGGCGACCAGGTCGGCGAAGACGTGCGAGTCCTGTTGCGCGAGTTCAACGATCGGGCCCCGATCGTGTCCACCTCGCACGGACGTGTGGACCCGGAACTCCTGTTCGACCCGGGCCGGGCGGAACCGGCTCCCGGTGAGCAACTGACTCTGGATCAGTTGCTCGCCGATCCCTGCGACGACCACGACCACGGCGCCGACCGGGGCCACGGCCATCGGCATCTACATTCCGAGTACGAGGCAATCGAATTCGAATCGGATCGGCCGCTCGACCCCCGTGAGCTCGTCGCCTTTCTGGAGCAGCGTCCGGTGGGTGTGTTCCGGGTGAAGGGGTTCGTCCACTTCGCCGTGCCCGGGCAGTCCCGCAAGTTCGAGGTGCAGGCCGTCGGGCCGCACATCCGGTTCACGGGTTCCCGCTGGGAGCCCGGGGAGACCCGCAGGACCCAGTTGGTCCTGATCGGCGCCGGAGTGGACCGCGAGGCGGTAGCCGCCGGGCTCGAGCGGTGCGTCGCCACGGAGGACGGCGAGGCCGCAGCCGACCCCAACAGCATGCTCGGCGTGCACCGCTATACCGTGGCGGTGTGAGCGGACAGACTCCCTCGACGGGTGATGCGGAGAAGACCACCGATCCGGTGATGGGTGTGTACGAGGCGATCCGTCGCCGCCGCGACGTGCGTGCCGAATTCACCGGTGAACTCGTCGAGGACAGGGTGCTCGAGCGCATTCTCACCGCAGCGCATCAGGCGCCCAGCGTCGGTAACACCCAGCCGTGGGATTTCGTCGTCGTCCGCGATCGGGACACGCTCGGCACGTTCGCCGCGCACGTGGCCGAAGCCCGCGCGAGGTTCGCCGAATCGCTCCCGGCAGACCGCCGTGAGACGTTCGATCCCATCAAGATCGAGGGCATCGAGGAGAGCGGCACCGGCGTGGTCGTGACCTACGACCCGGCTCGGGGCGGCACCCACATCCTCGGTCGGCACACGGTCGAGGACACCGGGTTGTTGTCCGCCGCCCTGGCGATCGAGAACCTGTGGCTCGCGGCGGTCGCCGAGGACGTCGGCGTGGGATGGGTCTCGTTCTACGACGAAGCGGTTCTCACCGCGCTGCTCGAGATCCCGTCGCCGGTGCGGCCGGTTGCCTGGCTGTGTGTCGGCAGAGTGAGCCGATTCCAGCAGACTCCGGATCTGGAACGGTTCGGATGGCGCGGGCGCCGGCCGTTGGCCGACGCCCTGCACCACGAGAAGTTCTAGCGCTGGCGGCTGCCCGCGGAGCGGGTGCCCTGCCCGGAAGACTGTGCTCCCGAACGATTCCGGCGGTTTCCTGCGCCCTGACTGTGCGTCCGGCTGCCGCCACTCGACTGACCGCCGCCGCGTCCGCTGTGGCCGCCCCGGCCGCCGCCCTGCTCACTGCGGGACTGGCCGCCGCGGGATTGGCCACCGCGTGCCGTGCCGCCACCACGCCGACCGGTGGCCGTGCCGGCGGGACGCCGACCGCGGGCCGGTGCCGCCTCGGCGACCGGCGCGGGGGTCACGAGCGGGGCGATGTCACCGACCAGCTCGGCGACGTGCGCGGAGTTCGCGGTGCTCGGAATCGGGGTGACCTTGATCGCGGCCTTGCGCATCAGTACGGACAGGTCGCGCCGCTGTTCGGGCAGCACCACGGTGACGACGTCGCCGGCGCTGCCCGCGCGGGCAGTGCGGCCCGAGCGGTGCAGGTACGCCTTGTGCTCGGCCGGCGGATCGACGTGCACGACCAGCTCCACGTCGTCGACGTGGACACCGCGCGCGGCGACATCGGTCGCGACGAGGACACGGGCAGTGCCCGAGGAGAAGGCCGCCAGATTCCGGTCGCGCGCGTTCTGGGACAGATTGCCGTGCAGGTCCACCGACGGGATTCCCGCAGCGGTCAGCTGCTTGGCGAGCTTGCGGGCCTGGTGCTTGGTGCGCATGAACAGGATTCGTCGTCCGGTGCCGGACGCGAGCTTCTCGACCAGTGCCTTCTTGGTTTCGACCCCGTCGACGTCGAACACGTGGTGCGTCATCGCGGCGACAGGGGAGTTCGCCTCGTCCACGGAATGCATGATCTGGTCGGTGAGGAACCGCTTGACCAGCTTGTCGACCCCGTTGTCCAGCGTGGCGGAGAACAGAAGCCGTTGTCCCCGTGAGGGAGTGGCGTTGAGGATGCGGGTGACACCGGGCAGGAACCCGAGGTCGGCCATGTGATCGGCCTCGTCGAGCACGGTGACCTGCACGTCGTCGAGGGTCACGAACCCTTGGCGCATCAGGTCTTCGAGCCGTCCCGGGCACGCGACGACGATGTCGACGCCAGACTTCAGGGCCGACACCTGGCGGTTCTGGGACACGCCGCCGAAGATCGTTGTCACCGTCAGCTTCTCGGCCTGAGCCAGCGGCTCGAGCGTCGCCGTGATCTGCGTGGCGAGCTCGCGGGTCGGGGCCAGCACGAGGCCGCGGGGGCGGCTGGGACGGCGCCGGGTCCCGGACCCGGCCAGGCGGGCCACCATCGGGATGGAGAAGGCGAGGGTCTTGCCACTGCCGGTCTTCCCGCGGCCGAGCACGTCGCGTCCGGCGAGCGTGTCGGGCAGGGTGTCGGCCTGGATCGGGAACGGCGCGGTCATTCCGCGGGCGGTGAGCGATTCCACCAGGGACCGCGGGACGCCGAGTGAGGAGAAGGTCGTTTCGGGCACGTGTGAGCCTTTCTGGTCACGGCAATACGGGATCGCCGTGAGAAAGGCAGGAGTCGGCAGCCGTCTGGGTGCCTGGACTGGACGCGATCTACGACGCTGGGCGGCCGTGGCGGCAGCCCGATGGAAGCGAGTCTACATTGCGGGCTAGAGGCCGACCCATTCCGAGGTGCCTTCCGCGAAGTGCTGGCGTTTCCAGATCGGTACCTCCTGCTTGATCCGCTCGACGAGTTCGGCACAGGCTGCGAACGCTTCCCGCCGGTGCGGAGCAGCCACCGCGGCGACGAGTGCGAGGTCGCCGACGCGGAGGTCGCCGACCCGGTGGATCGCCGCCACCGGCAGGCCCGTGGCGGACGCCACCTCGTCGCAGCAGGCGGCGAGGAACCGCTCGGCGTCCGGGTGCGCCTGGTACTCGAGGGCGGAAACGGACTGCCCGCCATCGTGATTGCGCACAACTCCGGTGAACACGACGACCGCGCCGTGTTCGGGCCCGGCGACGGCGGCATCGACGACGGACGGGTCGAGCGGCTGCGCGGAGATCCGGGCGAGAAGGTCAGTCATCGTGTGGTCCTCCACCGGCGATCTGTGCGAGCAGATGTTCGAGTATCGGTTCGAGGACGGCGAGGCCGTCCCGTACGCCACCGGGTGATCCGGGCAGATTCACCACCAGTGTGCCGTTGGACACACCGGCCAGGCCGCGACTGAGTGATGCGTGCGGGGTCACCTCGGCGCCGCGGGCCCGGATGGCGTCGGCCACTCCGGGGAGTTCCCGGTCGAGGACCGCCCGGGTGGCCTCGGGGGTTGCGTCCGTCGGGGACACTCCGGTCCCGCCGGTGGTGACGATCAGTGCAGGGCGTGCGGCGAGGGCATCGGCGAGCCCGGTCGCCACCTCCGCGTCGGCGACGACCAGGGGATCTCCGACGGTGAATCCGCGTTCGGTGAGCCAGGCCGCGATCGTCGGACCGGTCGTGTCCTCCCGGGTACCGCGGGCGCCGCCGGTGGAGGCGACCAGGACGGTCGCGGTGCCGGAGACGGGGCGGGCGAGCGTGTGTTCTTCCGCGCCTCCGCGTGTCCAGTGACCGCGTTTGCCGCCCTCCTTGCTGATCAGGCGCACGCCGTCGAGTCGGGCCTCGGGGTCGACGGCCTTGACCATGTCGTGCAACGTCAGGCCCGCGACCGCGACGGCGGTCAGCGCCTCCATCTCGACCCCGGTGGCGCCGCGCGTCTTCACCCTGGCCTCGACGGTCACCGACGTCTCGGTGAATCCGAACTCGATCCGCACGGACGACAACGCGATCTGGTGGCACAGCGGAATGAGCTCCGACGTCTTCTTCGCCGCGGAGATTCCTGCGATACGAGCGGTGGCCAGGACGTCCGCCTTGGGCATGTCGTCCGCGCGGACCAGGGAGATCACCTCGGCAGTGGTGACGAGTTCGCCCGCGGCGACCGCGATCCGCGTCGTGTCCGCCTTGGCGCTCACATCGACCATGCGCGCACGGCCTTCGTCGTCGAGGTGCGTCAGATCGCTCACAGCGGTACCACTTTCACGAGTTCTCCGGTGTCGAGTGCGGTGACG
This genomic interval from Rhodococcus triatomae contains the following:
- a CDS encoding DUF4303 domain-containing protein; translation: MTADPSAVRVCVVVTAPAPAELLMALHRTLGIGLSEVLRRIDTGEPMVDVELFGNDHRQVTRLLESVLESVAAIRHSVHECIGDETPAEANRIAANRLANILAGDPESAPAVRPVPDAELSRAVAGATRAAITDLRAAHRDRFYTFALVASGELRAPYLSACSVEADNRDGIGPWDLAAGPYAVWGYDEHFGQVARAFESRGHLHELTNAAEFEREAGVRLASLEHALRLLDSEGFFGNGAARAGVLVTVATMPPDETDAGFVRRLNPASELYARWVQMCAEQPQPTRDPATSAELAAHEGPLSDPPNPAMAELWSATPGLYRPDGVAIYGPHSLAERNTTFEIAEYAPGWALVGDDGGGRGLFMRAPGPGFDPDTGRTSAEVFRCDLGGIGPDLAAESEFVTDDLIGWLTGSSQPGYR
- a CDS encoding TetR/AcrR family transcriptional regulator → MSDGWVSSNAGPGLREAKKQETRQQISDHATRLFLAQGFDVTTIAEIAAAARVSTKTVTNYFARKEDLAFDHQDEFVATLADAVSSRLPDESALASLRRAFEAAVAVQDPVAGFAGQAFTRMISDSPTLSAALRRLHDRREEALADALGEAIGLPRTHIEVRTAAALLGAVHHVLFQRIQELTLQGLPGEAIAETVAAESARAFGLLEPALEDFAVAECDIAPQEAEDR
- a CDS encoding DUF5701 family protein, yielding MSHSLSADAMSTLPPLAAQAERLIELGAHELAGLPADTLRAFAVEEGSERSDTLLAIHRELAPASALTPLLCRADKTGFVVEDMPDVDHFAPTVSDVPDAPLYLVGGLDRGDAMANWSPEEALSAITEEGRSPLLLTEGVHWVLQHPDVLERNHCFMTIGSRLRKANGSYDSRTPALWISNGTGRDGRERRNAPKVGWCWWRNRHTWLGIASTSGRSAVSR
- a CDS encoding AMP-binding protein, whose translation is MITTRSTRTGNTLLDGLLHHALETPGAAVAVEGASGRTVTAREMVQSAVAAAGHLGESGVRNGDYVVITVPTGVNFLAYAFGAMIAGAAPALLDARSAPGALAQCLDELEAPAWVMPSGAVPPPSFGGATLHPRDPWSAADPESVDDDACPDVREWDVLDTVLMLYTSGTTGIPKGVPWTSRELASQIRAYRDPDIRTEFCFFPHLAMVAVAMGRTAVLPQLDDYSPAGLDIEQTRAQMDRHGCDYVFASPLVWHRLANHLDAGAEPPPVRRAATAGSAVGSRMLETLRRVMPETRFRVPYASTEALMPVTSIDADDYVHRSKLGTWTGRGVPLGAASAETDVAIIATTTGDGDSFSVATERLAPGVAGEIIVSGSRVTRTYFKRPEVEKHAKLRDAHTDRIWHRTADIGYLDDSGDLWYLCRKKDVVETPHGTLHPDAVEEMFDLVTGASLSAVVYEKQTDTLYYVLGTTPHPTGVIDTGTLAVLAERIGFPAPVVVTLDSPLPSDPRHNSKIDRARTLDLARLRQP
- a CDS encoding CoA transferase, with product MSGGELLRDYEFGSFVAPAPGAISCRPNDGFLCAGLPVPDLAIGAVAAFAASVNRLLEAVGLEPRTWHLDPERIAASYAGDAMMRVGGEPVAGFSALSGFFAAADGWVRTHANYPHHRDRLLAVLDLPTDAGVDALAERISRRGAAQLEDDAAEVGALAVRVRTEQVWQEEQHPERAPLVTSEDGAAGGAPEIPFTDRARPLRGVKVLDLTRVLAGPVAGRSLALLGADVLRVDPPHLAEVLWQHRDTGQGKRSTLIDLASGGGRRQFAALLEDADVLLTGYRPGALDRFGVPDDRPGLVHGRVSAWDPAGPWGRRRGFDSLVQAATGIARIEGNDDRPGALPVQALDHASGYLLAAAVIDALSRRVVDGRGCTVGVVLEHTARWLLGAPGRMSTPPSARVPGPATTVTHGDVLSARPALAEYDDYPFPARPWGKDEPRWA
- a CDS encoding CobW family GTP-binding protein; amino-acid sequence: MARTRIPVVVVAGFLGSGKTTLLNHLLRNNRGVRVGVIVNDFGAINIDSMLVAGQVDSMVSLSNGCLCCAVDVSDMDEMLDRLAHPSSEIDVIVVEASGVAEPRNMIRLVLGSENPRVFFGGLVTVVDADQFGETLTRHPELAQHVGLADLVVLNKVDQVGDQVGEDVRVLLREFNDRAPIVSTSHGRVDPELLFDPGRAEPAPGEQLTLDQLLADPCDDHDHGADRGHGHRHLHSEYEAIEFESDRPLDPRELVAFLEQRPVGVFRVKGFVHFAVPGQSRKFEVQAVGPHIRFTGSRWEPGETRRTQLVLIGAGVDREAVAAGLERCVATEDGEAAADPNSMLGVHRYTVAV
- the bluB gene encoding 5,6-dimethylbenzimidazole synthase, whose translation is MGVYEAIRRRRDVRAEFTGELVEDRVLERILTAAHQAPSVGNTQPWDFVVVRDRDTLGTFAAHVAEARARFAESLPADRRETFDPIKIEGIEESGTGVVVTYDPARGGTHILGRHTVEDTGLLSAALAIENLWLAAVAEDVGVGWVSFYDEAVLTALLEIPSPVRPVAWLCVGRVSRFQQTPDLERFGWRGRRPLADALHHEKF
- a CDS encoding DEAD/DEAH box helicase → MTAPFPIQADTLPDTLAGRDVLGRGKTGSGKTLAFSIPMVARLAGSGTRRRPSRPRGLVLAPTRELATQITATLEPLAQAEKLTVTTIFGGVSQNRQVSALKSGVDIVVACPGRLEDLMRQGFVTLDDVQVTVLDEADHMADLGFLPGVTRILNATPSRGQRLLFSATLDNGVDKLVKRFLTDQIMHSVDEANSPVAAMTHHVFDVDGVETKKALVEKLASGTGRRILFMRTKHQARKLAKQLTAAGIPSVDLHGNLSQNARDRNLAAFSSGTARVLVATDVAARGVHVDDVELVVHVDPPAEHKAYLHRSGRTARAGSAGDVVTVVLPEQRRDLSVLMRKAAIKVTPIPSTANSAHVAELVGDIAPLVTPAPVAEAAPARGRRPAGTATGRRGGGTARGGQSRGGQSRSEQGGGRGGHSGRGGGQSSGGSRTHSQGAGNRRNRSGAQSSGQGTRSAGSRQR
- a CDS encoding molybdenum cofactor biosynthesis protein MoaE, with the protein product MTDLLARISAQPLDPSVVDAAVAGPEHGAVVVFTGVVRNHDGGQSVSALEYQAHPDAERFLAACCDEVASATGLPVAAIHRVGDLRVGDLALVAAVAAPHRREAFAACAELVERIKQEVPIWKRQHFAEGTSEWVGL
- the moaCB gene encoding bifunctional molybdenum cofactor biosynthesis protein MoaC/MoaB, whose translation is MSDLTHLDDEGRARMVDVSAKADTTRIAVAAGELVTTAEVISLVRADDMPKADVLATARIAGISAAKKTSELIPLCHQIALSSVRIEFGFTETSVTVEARVKTRGATGVEMEALTAVAVAGLTLHDMVKAVDPEARLDGVRLISKEGGKRGHWTRGGAEEHTLARPVSGTATVLVASTGGARGTREDTTGPTIAAWLTERGFTVGDPLVVADAEVATGLADALAARPALIVTTGGTGVSPTDATPEATRAVLDRELPGVADAIRARGAEVTPHASLSRGLAGVSNGTLVVNLPGSPGGVRDGLAVLEPILEHLLAQIAGGGPHDD